A genomic region of Micromonospora sp. NBRC 110009 contains the following coding sequences:
- a CDS encoding P-II family nitrogen regulator translates to MKLVTAVIKPYQLDAVKEALHALGVAGLTVSEVQGYGRQKGHTEVYRGAEYTVEFLPKIRVEVLTDEMDVDKIVDAIVGAARTGKIGDGKVWVTGVEEVVRVRTGERGLDAL, encoded by the coding sequence ATGAAGCTGGTGACCGCGGTCATCAAGCCGTACCAGCTGGACGCGGTGAAGGAGGCCCTGCACGCCCTGGGCGTGGCCGGCCTGACCGTCAGCGAGGTCCAGGGCTACGGCCGGCAGAAGGGGCACACCGAGGTCTACCGGGGTGCCGAGTACACGGTCGAGTTCCTGCCCAAGATCCGGGTCGAGGTGCTCACCGACGAGATGGACGTCGACAAGATCGTCGACGCCATCGTGGGCGCCGCCCGGACCGGCAAGATCGGCGACGGCAAGGTCTGGGTGACCGGGGTCGAGGAGGTCGTCCGGGTCCGCACCGGCGAGCGCGGCCTCGACGCCCTCTGA
- a CDS encoding phosphotransferase — protein MTTDDRAYAGWRDPSHPSPRLGRPYVTSQEIPLHGGNVSTVVRVGDTVRRNAGPWTPSVHALLRHLEYVGFTGAPRALGMDERNREVLSYLEGECGEYPLAPHWVTDEALVTVATMLRMFHDAQYGFTPPPGAVWRSFGPPPPDTEVICHHDAAPHNVIWRPDGTLGLIDFDLASPGARIYDVAYAAWTWVPIFSDRDSITLGWKHPDRPRRLRLFADAYGLIPRDRHRLIRTIRKRIVDHVEGIRRMAAAGEPAFVRIVHKGHLRRPMRDLRLLDYERNALEYALR, from the coding sequence GTGACGACTGACGATCGCGCCTACGCGGGGTGGCGCGACCCCAGCCACCCGTCGCCACGCCTCGGGAGACCGTACGTGACTTCGCAGGAGATCCCGCTGCACGGCGGGAACGTGAGCACCGTGGTCCGGGTGGGCGACACGGTGCGGCGCAACGCCGGCCCGTGGACCCCCTCGGTGCACGCCCTGCTGCGCCACCTCGAGTACGTCGGCTTCACCGGCGCCCCCCGCGCGCTCGGCATGGACGAGCGGAACCGGGAGGTCCTGTCGTACCTGGAGGGGGAGTGCGGGGAGTACCCGCTGGCCCCGCACTGGGTCACCGACGAGGCCCTGGTGACCGTGGCGACGATGCTCCGGATGTTCCACGACGCCCAGTACGGCTTCACCCCGCCGCCGGGGGCGGTCTGGCGCTCGTTCGGCCCGCCGCCGCCGGACACCGAGGTGATCTGCCACCACGACGCCGCCCCGCACAACGTGATCTGGCGGCCGGACGGCACCCTCGGGCTGATCGACTTCGACCTGGCCTCGCCCGGCGCCCGGATCTACGACGTGGCGTACGCGGCCTGGACCTGGGTGCCGATCTTCTCGGACCGGGACTCGATCACCCTCGGCTGGAAGCACCCGGACCGGCCGCGCCGGCTGCGGCTCTTCGCCGACGCGTACGGGCTGATCCCGCGCGACCGGCACCGGCTGATCCGGACCATCCGCAAGCGGATCGTCGACCACGTCGAGGGCATCCGCCGGATGGCGGCGGCCGGCGAGCCGGCCTTCGTCCGGATCGTGCACAAGGGCCACCTCCGCCGCCCGATGCGGGACCTGCGGCTGCTCGACTACGAGCGGAACGCCCTGGAGTACGCCCTGCGCTGA
- a CDS encoding MarR family winged helix-turn-helix transcriptional regulator → MEEHLPEALRAVEHELTALLRRGRALSWEIAREVHPNLEPNAYGLLLWLRRSGSIRLTDLAAKLGIGKGTLSRQIHGLESLGLVRRDPDPSDRRAAQLQLTEEGTRRFDAARAARLGQILRTMQSWPEQDVEDFARLMHKFNETF, encoded by the coding sequence GTGGAAGAGCACCTGCCGGAGGCCCTGCGCGCGGTCGAGCACGAGTTGACCGCGCTGTTGCGCCGCGGGCGGGCGCTGTCCTGGGAGATCGCCCGGGAGGTCCACCCCAACCTGGAGCCGAACGCGTACGGGTTACTGCTCTGGCTACGGCGGTCCGGCTCGATCCGGCTGACCGACCTGGCCGCCAAGCTCGGCATCGGCAAGGGCACGCTGAGCCGGCAGATCCACGGCCTGGAGTCGCTGGGCCTGGTGCGCCGGGACCCGGATCCGTCCGACCGGCGGGCCGCCCAGCTCCAACTGACCGAGGAGGGCACCCGCCGGTTCGACGCTGCCCGGGCGGCCCGGCTCGGGCAGATCCTCCGGACCATGCAGAGCTGGCCGGAACAGGACGTCGAGGACTTCGCCCGGCTGATGCACAAGTTCAACGAGACCTTCTGA
- the ftsY gene encoding signal recognition particle-docking protein FtsY — protein sequence MKEYLLVVLALLGVLIIGGLSLVVPRLRRRPEPPLPKTEVETRAEEDLAGPPVQAPEAELTTGVLVEPTPVIEAPAPTLEVPEPTAGRLVRLRSRLSRSQNVFGKGLLGLLSRDHLDEDTWEEIEDSLITADIGIDATREIVDRLRERTRVLGTRSAGELRALLATELVNALDPTLDRSLNADPKVGMPGVVLVVGVNGAGKTTSCGKIARVLIADGHTVLLGAADTFRAAAADQLETWGGRVGAETVRGPEAADPASVAFDAVKRGIDAQVDTVLIDTAGRLQNKIGLMDELGKVKRVVEKHGPIDETLLVLDATTGQNGLEQARVFTEVVNVTGVVLTKLDGTAKGGIVIAVQRKLGIPVKLVGLGEGPDDLAPFDPAQFVDALLGTEPLARDA from the coding sequence ATGAAGGAATACCTCCTCGTCGTACTCGCCCTGCTCGGCGTGCTGATCATCGGCGGCCTCAGCCTCGTGGTGCCCCGGCTGCGCCGGCGCCCGGAGCCGCCGCTGCCGAAGACGGAGGTCGAGACCCGGGCCGAGGAGGACCTGGCCGGCCCGCCGGTCCAAGCCCCGGAGGCGGAGCTCACCACCGGTGTCCTGGTCGAGCCGACGCCGGTCATCGAGGCGCCGGCCCCCACCCTCGAGGTCCCCGAGCCCACCGCCGGCCGGCTGGTCCGGCTGCGCTCCCGGCTGTCCCGCTCGCAGAACGTCTTCGGCAAGGGCCTGCTCGGCCTGCTCAGCCGCGACCACCTGGACGAGGACACCTGGGAGGAGATCGAGGACAGCCTGATCACCGCCGACATCGGCATCGACGCCACCCGGGAGATCGTCGACCGGCTCCGCGAGCGGACCCGGGTGCTCGGCACCCGCTCCGCCGGCGAGCTGCGCGCCCTGCTGGCCACCGAACTGGTCAACGCCCTCGACCCGACCCTGGACCGGTCGCTGAACGCCGATCCCAAGGTGGGGATGCCCGGGGTGGTCCTGGTGGTCGGGGTCAACGGCGCCGGCAAGACCACCAGCTGCGGCAAGATCGCCCGGGTGCTGATCGCCGACGGGCACACCGTGCTGCTCGGCGCCGCCGACACCTTCCGGGCCGCCGCCGCGGACCAGCTCGAGACCTGGGGCGGCCGGGTCGGCGCGGAGACCGTCCGGGGGCCGGAGGCCGCCGACCCGGCCAGCGTCGCCTTCGACGCGGTCAAGCGGGGCATCGACGCCCAGGTCGACACCGTGCTGATCGACACCGCCGGCCGCCTGCAGAACAAGATCGGCCTGATGGACGAGCTGGGCAAGGTCAAGCGGGTGGTGGAGAAGCACGGCCCGATCGACGAGACCCTGCTGGTGCTCGACGCCACCACCGGCCAGAACGGCCTCGAGCAGGCCCGGGTCTTCACCGAGGTGGTCAACGTGACCGGCGTGGTGCTGACCAAGCTCGACGGGACCGCGAAGGGCGGCATCGTGATCGCGGTCCAGCGCAAGCTCGGCATCCCGGTCAAGCTGGTCGGCCTCGGCGAGGGCCCGGACGACCTGGCCCCGTTCGACCCGGCACAGTTCGTCGACGCGTTGCTCGGCACCGAGCCGCTCGCCCGGGACGCGTAG
- a CDS encoding universal stress protein gives MSESVEREQYGPEHRPLPFERGTDGPRVVLVGVDGTRTSLRAAAYAAGLARRQGAGLVVVFVSSPAPYAGIISGVVAGAVQQTHDELAAELRAECRRGAEALGLPVTFLCRRGDAYSELCKAADEHRADLVVVGSSEQAGHKLVGSVATRLVRTGRWPVVVVP, from the coding sequence ATGAGCGAATCCGTCGAGCGTGAGCAGTACGGCCCGGAGCACCGTCCGCTGCCCTTCGAACGGGGCACGGACGGGCCCCGGGTGGTGCTGGTCGGGGTGGACGGCACCCGCACCTCCCTGCGAGCCGCCGCGTACGCCGCCGGCCTGGCCCGCCGCCAGGGGGCCGGGCTCGTGGTGGTCTTCGTCAGCTCGCCCGCCCCGTACGCCGGGATCATCTCGGGCGTGGTGGCCGGCGCGGTCCAGCAGACCCACGACGAGCTGGCCGCCGAGCTGCGCGCCGAGTGCCGGCGCGGGGCCGAGGCGCTGGGCCTGCCGGTGACCTTCCTGTGCCGGCGCGGGGACGCCTACAGCGAGCTCTGCAAGGCGGCCGACGAGCACCGCGCGGACCTGGTGGTGGTCGGGTCATCCGAGCAGGCCGGGCACAAGCTGGTCGGCTCGGTCGCCACCCGGCTGGTCCGGACCGGCCGCTGGCCGGTCGTCGTGGTGCCCTGA
- a CDS encoding MDR family MFS transporter, whose amino-acid sequence MTQATAPTRATAVGMTHRQILEALSGLLLGMFVAILSSTVVSNALPRIITELHGGQSAYTWVVTSTLLATTATTPIWGKLADLTSKKILVQLALAVFVLGSVLAGLSQSTGQLIACRVVQGVGAGGLTALAQVIMATMIAPRERGRYSGYLGAVMALGTIGGPLIGGVIVDTDWLGWRWCFYVGVPFAILALFVLQKTLHLPVVKRSVKIDWWGATLITAAVSLLLIWITLAGDKYDWISWQSAVMVAGALLLGAVALRVEQRASEPMIPPRLFRNRTITLAVIASIAVGVGMFGASVFLGQYFQISRGESPTMSGLMTLPMIGGLLVASTVVGRIITNTGRWKRYLVAGSVLLTAGFATMGTLRADTPYWRIAIFMALIGLGLGMTMQNLVLAVQNTVSTHELGAASSVVAFFRSLGGAIGVSALGAVLGHKVKDYLAEGLAGLGIKASTSGSGGTLPDVHTLPAPIRAVVEAAYGHGAGDIFLAAAPFGLIALLAVVFIKEIPLRRHHGDPISAEVERESTVAAGGGASVVRTGVRD is encoded by the coding sequence ATGACCCAGGCGACAGCGCCCACCCGGGCGACCGCCGTCGGCATGACCCACCGGCAGATCCTGGAGGCGCTCTCCGGCCTGCTGCTGGGCATGTTCGTCGCGATCCTCTCCTCCACGGTCGTCTCCAACGCGCTGCCGCGGATCATCACCGAACTGCACGGCGGCCAGTCCGCGTACACCTGGGTGGTCACCTCGACGCTGCTGGCGACCACCGCGACCACCCCGATCTGGGGCAAGCTCGCCGATCTGACCAGCAAGAAGATCCTGGTCCAGCTCGCCCTGGCGGTCTTCGTGCTGGGCTCGGTGCTGGCCGGGCTCTCCCAGTCCACCGGGCAGCTCATCGCCTGCCGGGTGGTCCAGGGCGTCGGCGCGGGCGGCCTGACCGCCCTCGCTCAGGTGATCATGGCGACGATGATCGCCCCGCGTGAGCGCGGCCGCTACAGCGGCTACCTCGGCGCGGTGATGGCGCTCGGCACCATCGGCGGCCCGCTGATCGGTGGCGTCATCGTCGACACCGACTGGCTCGGCTGGCGCTGGTGCTTCTACGTCGGCGTGCCGTTCGCCATCCTCGCCCTGTTCGTGCTCCAGAAGACCCTGCACCTGCCGGTGGTGAAGCGCTCGGTGAAGATCGACTGGTGGGGCGCCACCCTGATCACCGCGGCCGTCTCGCTGCTGCTGATCTGGATCACCCTGGCCGGCGACAAGTACGACTGGATCTCCTGGCAGAGCGCGGTCATGGTGGCCGGGGCGCTGCTGCTCGGCGCGGTCGCCCTCCGGGTCGAGCAGCGGGCCAGCGAGCCGATGATCCCGCCGCGGCTGTTCCGCAACCGGACCATCACCCTCGCCGTGATCGCCAGCATCGCGGTCGGCGTCGGCATGTTCGGCGCCTCGGTCTTCCTCGGCCAGTACTTCCAGATCAGCCGGGGCGAGAGCCCGACCATGTCCGGCCTGATGACGCTGCCGATGATCGGCGGCCTGCTGGTGGCCTCCACCGTCGTCGGTCGGATCATCACCAACACCGGTCGCTGGAAGCGGTACCTGGTCGCCGGCTCGGTCCTGCTCACCGCCGGCTTCGCCACCATGGGCACGCTGCGTGCGGACACCCCGTACTGGCGGATCGCCATCTTCATGGCACTGATCGGCCTCGGGCTCGGCATGACCATGCAGAACCTGGTCCTCGCCGTGCAGAACACCGTCAGCACGCACGAGCTCGGCGCCGCCAGCTCGGTGGTCGCCTTCTTCCGCAGCCTCGGCGGCGCGATCGGCGTGAGCGCCCTCGGCGCGGTGCTCGGCCACAAGGTCAAGGACTACCTCGCCGAAGGGCTCGCCGGTCTGGGCATCAAGGCGTCCACCTCCGGCAGCGGCGGTACGCTGCCCGACGTGCACACCCTGCCCGCACCGATCCGGGCGGTCGTCGAGGCCGCGTACGGGCACGGGGCCGGGGACATCTTCCTGGCCGCCGCCCCGTTCGGGCTGATCGCCCTGCTCGCGGTCGTCTTCATCAAGGAGATCCCGCTGCGCCGGCACCACGGCGACCCGATCTCCGCCGAGGTCGAGCGGGAGTCGACCGTCGCCGCCGGCGGCGGGGCCTCGGTGGTCCGGACCGGCGTTCGGGACTGA
- a CDS encoding ammonium transporter — protein sequence MTPGLALFYGGLNRSKGVLNMMMMSFSSIGLVSILWLFYGFTVAFGEGGKFIGDLGQYLGTKTFVGESDLWGETGIPLYVFIAFQMMFAVITVALISGALSDRTKFAGWLVFAFGWATLVYFPVAHMVWGGGLIGKNIGALDFAGGAAVHINAGAAALALVLVLGKRVGWPRESAKPHNVPLVALGAGLLWFGWFGFNAGSELTADGVTALAFINTQVATAAALLGWIVVEWVRDGRPTLVGASSGAVAGLVAITPACAFITPAASVLLGLVAGAVCALAVGLKYRFGYDDSLDVVGVHFVGGWIGCLWIGLFGTASVSSLVASDGLLVGGNAALLGKQALGALIVTVYSFAIAYVLGFVIDKTIGFRVSAEAEVEGIDVAEHAESAYDLSPTTGGSGAGGAFAMAGIGAAKPAPEPAVATDEPAEPVSEKVAG from the coding sequence ATGACGCCCGGTCTGGCCCTGTTCTACGGCGGCCTGAACCGGTCCAAGGGCGTGCTGAACATGATGATGATGAGCTTCTCGTCCATCGGGCTCGTCAGCATCCTGTGGCTTTTCTACGGCTTCACCGTCGCCTTCGGCGAGGGCGGCAAGTTCATCGGCGACCTGGGGCAGTACCTGGGCACCAAGACGTTCGTCGGCGAGAGCGACCTGTGGGGCGAGACCGGTATCCCGCTCTACGTCTTCATCGCCTTCCAGATGATGTTCGCCGTCATCACCGTGGCCCTGATCAGCGGCGCGCTCTCCGACCGGACGAAGTTCGCCGGCTGGCTGGTGTTCGCCTTCGGCTGGGCGACCCTGGTCTACTTCCCGGTCGCGCACATGGTCTGGGGCGGCGGCCTGATCGGCAAGAACATCGGCGCGCTGGACTTCGCCGGTGGCGCCGCGGTGCACATCAACGCCGGTGCCGCGGCACTCGCCCTCGTGCTGGTCCTCGGCAAGCGGGTCGGCTGGCCCCGGGAGAGCGCCAAGCCGCACAACGTCCCGCTGGTCGCGCTCGGCGCCGGCCTGCTCTGGTTCGGCTGGTTCGGCTTCAACGCCGGCTCCGAGCTGACCGCGGACGGGGTCACGGCGCTCGCCTTCATCAACACCCAGGTGGCCACCGCGGCCGCCCTGCTCGGCTGGATCGTGGTGGAGTGGGTGCGCGACGGCAGGCCGACGCTGGTCGGCGCCTCCTCCGGCGCCGTGGCCGGTCTGGTCGCGATCACCCCGGCCTGTGCGTTCATCACCCCGGCCGCGTCGGTGCTGCTGGGTCTCGTCGCCGGCGCGGTCTGCGCGCTCGCGGTCGGGCTGAAGTACCGTTTCGGCTACGACGACTCCCTGGACGTGGTCGGCGTGCACTTCGTCGGCGGGTGGATCGGCTGCCTCTGGATCGGCCTGTTCGGCACCGCCTCGGTGAGCTCGCTGGTGGCCAGCGACGGCCTGCTGGTCGGCGGCAACGCTGCGCTCCTCGGCAAGCAGGCGCTGGGCGCGCTGATCGTCACCGTCTACTCCTTCGCGATCGCCTACGTCCTCGGCTTCGTGATCGACAAGACGATCGGCTTCCGGGTCTCCGCCGAGGCGGAGGTCGAGGGCATCGACGTGGCCGAGCACGCGGAGAGCGCGTACGACCTGTCGCCCACCACGGGCGGCAGCGGCGCCGGTGGCGCGTTCGCCATGGCCGGGATCGGTGCCGCCAAGCCGGCCCCGGAGCCCGCCGTCGCGACGGACGAGCCCGCGGAGCCGGTCAGCGAGAAGGTCGCCGGTTAA
- a CDS encoding alkaline phosphatase D family protein, with amino-acid sequence MPSSRLLIGPLLRRVVGTRATVWVETSAPAVVTVRTADGARGSAPTFSAYDHHYAIVVVEGLTPDSATTYEVLIDDDLVWPVPESGFPASMIRTRAADDREQPVSLIFGSCRETTQHATARKLPPDALDAYARRLIAHPDPAALPDLLVLLGDQVYADITSPTVRKLLRRRRRRPKGAPTTQVVSFDEYTKLYLESWRDPEIRWLLSTVPSVMIFDDHEIIDDWNTSADWRADMRQQPWWAERIRSGLASYWVYQHLGNLSPDEIAADPVFAKVIAAEDATGVLYEFGERVDTEADVAHDTERWRAVQYQWSYALDLGRTRLVMLDNRSSRVLDTGSRAMLPPGEWSWFLDRAHGVYDHLVVGASLPWLLPPGIHHVEAWNEKLADSRRPWVAKVSEQLRRALDLEHWASFRRSFDALGELFARLGSGGAAGPGARVGAGPAYAAPASISVLSGDVHHSYVARARFADRSVRTPVHQLTCSPIHNQVPAAMRPVMRLGWNPGPAAATRALARSAGVRRTSVRWKKLAGPYFGNAVATLTHRGRAAEVVIEGTTSDGHLRTVAQQRLSPDV; translated from the coding sequence GTGCCCAGTTCCCGCCTGCTCATCGGCCCGTTGCTGCGGCGGGTCGTCGGCACGCGGGCGACCGTCTGGGTGGAGACCAGCGCCCCCGCGGTGGTCACCGTCCGCACGGCCGACGGCGCCCGGGGCAGCGCGCCGACCTTCTCCGCGTACGACCACCACTACGCGATCGTCGTGGTGGAGGGGCTGACCCCGGACAGCGCCACGACGTACGAGGTGCTGATCGACGACGACCTGGTCTGGCCGGTGCCGGAGAGCGGCTTCCCGGCCAGCATGATCCGGACCCGGGCCGCGGACGACCGGGAGCAGCCGGTCAGCCTGATCTTCGGCTCCTGCCGGGAGACCACCCAGCACGCGACCGCCCGCAAGCTGCCCCCGGACGCGCTGGACGCGTACGCCCGGCGGCTGATCGCGCACCCGGACCCGGCCGCCCTGCCCGACCTGCTGGTGCTCCTCGGCGACCAGGTCTACGCCGACATCACCTCACCCACCGTGCGGAAGCTGCTGCGGCGGCGCCGGCGGCGGCCGAAGGGCGCGCCGACGACCCAGGTGGTCAGCTTCGACGAGTACACCAAGCTCTACCTGGAGTCCTGGCGGGACCCGGAGATCCGGTGGCTGCTCTCCACCGTGCCGAGCGTGATGATCTTCGACGACCACGAGATCATCGACGACTGGAACACCTCCGCCGACTGGCGGGCGGACATGCGCCAGCAGCCGTGGTGGGCGGAGCGGATCCGCAGCGGGCTCGCCTCGTACTGGGTCTACCAGCACCTGGGCAACCTCTCCCCGGACGAGATCGCCGCCGACCCGGTGTTCGCCAAGGTGATCGCCGCCGAGGACGCCACCGGCGTGCTGTACGAGTTCGGCGAGCGGGTCGACACGGAGGCTGACGTCGCGCACGACACCGAGCGCTGGCGGGCCGTGCAGTACCAGTGGAGCTACGCCCTCGACCTGGGCCGGACCCGCCTGGTCATGCTCGACAACCGGTCCAGCCGGGTGCTGGACACGGGCAGCCGGGCGATGCTGCCACCGGGCGAGTGGTCCTGGTTCCTGGACCGGGCGCACGGGGTCTACGACCACCTCGTGGTCGGGGCCTCGCTGCCCTGGCTGCTGCCGCCGGGCATCCATCACGTGGAGGCGTGGAACGAGAAGCTGGCCGACTCCCGCCGGCCCTGGGTGGCGAAGGTATCCGAGCAGCTCCGGCGGGCCTTGGACCTGGAGCACTGGGCGTCCTTCCGGCGCTCGTTCGACGCCCTCGGCGAGCTCTTCGCCCGGCTGGGCAGCGGCGGCGCCGCCGGGCCCGGGGCCCGGGTGGGCGCCGGTCCGGCCTACGCCGCGCCCGCCTCGATCAGCGTGCTCTCCGGCGACGTGCACCATTCGTACGTGGCCCGGGCCCGGTTCGCCGACCGGAGCGTCCGCACCCCGGTGCACCAGCTCACCTGCTCGCCGATCCACAACCAGGTGCCGGCCGCGATGCGCCCGGTGATGCGGCTCGGCTGGAACCCGGGGCCGGCCGCCGCCACGCGGGCCCTGGCCCGCTCCGCCGGGGTGCGCCGGACCAGCGTGCGGTGGAAGAAGCTGGCCGGGCCGTACTTCGGCAACGCCGTGGCCACGCTGACCCACCGCGGCCGGGCGGCGGAGGTGGTGATCGAGGGCACCACCAGCGACGGTCACCTCCGCACGGTGGCGCAGCAGCGGCTCAGCCCGGACGTGTGA